In Euphorbia lathyris chromosome 9, ddEupLath1.1, whole genome shotgun sequence, the following are encoded in one genomic region:
- the LOC136206509 gene encoding F-box protein CPR1-like gives MSNLPWDMIAEILFRLPPKNLLCCRCVSKLWRALIDSRNFINLHLNYSLDIRSNFNIILKNSELYSVPLDFLDSLKPLDHPLMCYNHSIKVLGSCNGLVCICNVVDDMALWNPCTRMHHVLPYLSIELKRYFGKCSCRVCVFGFGYDLVNDDYKVVRIAQFGVVNKRNYESEVKVYSFRRNSWRRIGDMPYFVLYPGANGVFAGGALHWLVSQTPDSNEANVIVGLDLEVEDYKEVQQPEFPNKNFNMEIGVLESRLCFLANFQGKNVDLWVMKEYGVKESWTKLFSIVQQEVSGIIRSLKPLAYSKSGNEVLMEHDNVNLFWYDLRRKEVKRVWIPGMPITFEAELYVGSLMLLDANRLFYERAQHERWEASNMTRRDDFLSEGFRLSL, from the exons ATGTCGAATCTCCCCTGGGACATGATCGCTGAAATCCTCTTCCGCCTACCCCCCAAGAACCTTCTCTGTTGTAGGTGCGTTTCTAAATTATGGCGTGCTTTAATTGATAGTCGCAATTTCATCAATTTGCATCTCAACTACTCTCTAGATATTCGTTCTAATTTCAACATAATCCTTAAGAACTCTGAGCTTTACTCAGTACCTCTCGATTTCCTTGATTCCCTCAAACCCTTGGACCACCCTTTGATGTGTTATAATCATAGTATCAAAGTTTTGGGATCTTGTAATGGCTTGGTTTGCATTTGCAATGTCGTAGATGATATGGCTCTGTGGAATCCTTGTACTAGAATGCATCATGTCTTACCTTATTTGTCAATTGAACTCAAACGCTATTTTGGGAAATGTTCATGCCGGGTTTGTGTCTTCGGATTTGGGTATGATCTTGTTAATGATGATTATAAGGTTGTTAGAATTGCACAGTTTGGGGTTGTTAATAAAAGAAACTATGAGTCTGAGGTTAAGGTCTATAGTTTCAGAAGAAACTCATGGAGAAGAATAGGGGATATGccttattttgttctttatccCGGGGCGAATGGGGTTTTTGCTGGTGGTGCTTTACATTGGCTAGTGAGTCAAACTCCTGATTCCAATGAGGCCAATGTAATTGTTGGTTTGGATTTAGAGGTTGAAGATTACAAGGAGGTGCAACAACCTGAATTTCCGAATAAGAACTTTAATATGGAAATCGGGGTTCTAGAGAGTCGCCTATGTTTTCTTGCGAATTTTCAAGGTAAGAATGTCGATTTGTGGGTGATGAAAGAGTACGGGGTGAAGGAATCATGGACGAAATTGTTTTCAATTGTGCAGCAAGAAGTATCTGGGATAATTAGATCTCTTAAACCTCTAGCTTATTCAAAGAGTGGGAATGAAGTTCTTATGGAACATGATAATGTGAATCTGTTCTGGTATGACCTTAGGAGGAAAGAAGTAAAACGTGTTTGGATTCCTGGTATGCCTATTACGTTTGAAGCAGAACTTTATGTTGGGAGCCTTATGCTACTTGATGCAAATAGACTGTTTTATGAAAGAGCACAACATGAACGTTGGGAGGCGAGCAATATGACCAGGAG GGACGATTTCTTGTCTGAAGGTTTCAGATTGAGTTTGTAA
- the LOC136207464 gene encoding putative B3 domain-containing protein REM15 — protein sequence MSTLLSLREPHFFKPLFPGFEDDFLIPVAFFKYLNGHECEEAQATLRSRRGKLWPVKINGRRFGDGWKQFVQDHDLHIADFLVFKHEGDLVFYVFVFDRTTCEREYPPFPATQVENTQIQQQNVPIHTTTGKELEKRMKVECRLEAEARSSVLEHPYCLIKLTPDCFKSSKFHIPWKFAREHGLYGRCCSMILKDENGSCWPAKLLHKSSNSKTFVAGGWTAFHVAHKLKIGDSLIVELTRNGNVPVLKMRRLQEHPEFMCQNNAQATSSSTGHLHSTTEPSSHKESELKILEEEAKGYGSWKSRKNKQPNTASEVKDSSCAVQQNFFVTKVESHTSKLYIPEKFARLHFQDKNYSKVILVDRERRSWPTTLCDTGDLVYIEDGCNEFQIANKLKVGDSFVFECIEMGNKLAFKLYGFKTNHKYGMNQEKRCLYLTVLQSHVRNNQMRIPSEFARRNDLGSSITSEMTIMNEMGNSWQMTLKVDKCGGVYIRNGWTKFTKENGIKEGHVFMLEVLKGGTTPFMKYYATKQEMDSNQKVRWEDFEDDLL from the exons ATGTCTACTCTTCTCAGTCTCAGAGAACCACACTTCTTCAAGCCACTCtttccaggttttgaggatgaCTTT TTAATTCCCGTTGCCTTCTTCAAGTACCTGAATGGACATGAATGTGAGGAAGCTCAAGCTACCCTCAGAAGCCGACGTGGAAAGCTTTGGCCTGTCAAGATCAATGGGAGGCGATTTGGAGATGGCTGGAAGCAGTTTGTTCAAGATCACGACTTGCATATTGCAGATTTCTTGGTTTTCAAACATGAAGGAGATCTCGTGTTTTATGTTTTCGTCTTTGACCGTACTACTTGTGAGAGGGAATATCCTCCCTTTCCTGCAACTCAAGTGGAGAATACTCAAATTCAACAACAAAATGTTCCAATTCATACTACTACAG GGAAGGAACTTGAGAAACGGATGAAAGTAGAATGTAGATTAGAAGCAGAAGCTAGATCCTCTGTTCTTGAACATCCTTATTGTCTAATTAAGCTCACACCAGACTGCTTCAAGTCATCTAAATTT CATATTCCCTGGAAATTTGCAAGAGAACACGGCCTATATGGTCGATGTTGTTCGATGATTCTTAAGGATGAAAACGGAAGCTGTTGGCCAGCAAAACTATTGCACAAAAGTTCAAATAGTAAAACTTTTGTTGCAGGTGGTTGGACTGCCTTTCATGTTGCTCATAAGCTTAAGATAGGAGATTCATTGATTGTTGAGCTTACTAGAAACGGGAATGTACCTGTTCTGAAAATGCGAA GACTACAAGAACATCCGGAATTCATGTGTCAGAATAACGCACAAGCTACTTCTTCATCAACGGGACATCTTCATTCCACTACAGAGCCTTCCAGCCATAAAGAATCTGAGCTG AAAATTCTTGAAGAAGAAGCAAAAGGATATGGCTCCT GGAAGTCGAGAAAGAATAAGCAACCCAACACTGCATCAGAAGTGAAAGATAGTTCTTGTGCAGTTCAGCAAAACTTCTTTGTGACTAAAGTGGAATCTCATACGTCTAAACTG TACATACCTGAAAAATTTGCAAGGCTGCACTTCCAAGACAAAAACTATAGCAAGGTGATTCTTGTTGACCGAGAGAGAAGATCTTGGCCAACAACTTTATGTGATACAGGTGATCTAGTTTATATTGAAGATGGTTGTAATGAGTTCCAAATCGCTAATAAACTTAAGGTGGGGGATTCTTTCGTTTTTGAGTGCATTGAAATGGGGAACAAGCTTGCATTCAAATTGTATG GGTTCAAAACAAACCATAAGTACGGAATGAATCAGGAGAAACGGTGTCTCTATCTCACTGTGCTACAATCTCATGTTAGAAACAATCAAATG AGAATTCCATCAGAATTTGCAAGGAGGAATGACCTTGGTAGTAGCATTACTTCAGAAATGACCATTATGAATGAAATGGGAAATTCATGGCAAATGACACTTAAGGTAGATAAATGTGGTGGAGTTTATATTAGGAATGGCTGGACTAAATTTACTAAAGAAAATGGCATAAAAGAGGGACA